A part of Halobacillus shinanisalinarum genomic DNA contains:
- a CDS encoding VRR-NUC domain-containing protein, which yields MEESRLERKLKLEIEKRDGMALKFVSPGKAGVPDRILMLPEGVAVFVEVKAPGKKLRPLQQKRAIELERLGFPVETVSSDAEVEGLLEKLFPLEFIK from the coding sequence ATGGAAGAATCACGATTAGAACGTAAACTAAAGCTTGAGATCGAGAAAAGAGACGGCATGGCCTTGAAGTTCGTTTCCCCAGGTAAAGCAGGGGTGCCAGACCGAATACTAATGCTTCCAGAGGGAGTGGCTGTATTTGTAGAGGTGAAGGCACCGGGAAAAAAACTTCGCCCACTTCAACAGAAAAGAGCAATAGAACTAGAACGGTTAGGGTTTCCGGTAGAAACAGTATCTTCTGATGCCGAGGTTGAGGGTTTACTAGAAAAACTGTTTCCTTTGGAATTTATAAAATGA
- a CDS encoding phage head closure protein: MNERIKIMIPGPEKDPDTGYPIPEKDRKDDLFYECWSEPSAPKGREFYEAAAVQAEQQIDHKIRWKTGITNDMYVLWHEVKYNIKAVLPDYAYKKYVILKLEVIQ, encoded by the coding sequence ATGAATGAAAGAATAAAGATCATGATTCCAGGTCCAGAGAAAGATCCGGATACAGGTTATCCAATTCCTGAAAAAGATCGAAAAGATGATCTCTTCTATGAGTGTTGGTCAGAGCCTTCTGCACCGAAAGGTAGAGAATTCTATGAAGCGGCAGCGGTTCAGGCCGAACAGCAAATCGATCATAAGATACGCTGGAAAACAGGAATTACAAATGATATGTATGTGCTCTGGCACGAAGTTAAGTACAACATCAAGGCTGTTTTGCCTGATTATGCGTATAAAAAATATGTCATCTTGAAATTGGAGGTGATCCAATGA
- a CDS encoding fibronectin type III domain-containing protein — translation MLKQVLSSLSLQHGWITRSNSNQPFVLLKLLRHPNAPSGLTATNVTDTSLTLNWDAVSYPEGIQHYEVFRDGEFLDTRVGTSFADSGLTASTDYSYQVKAVANNGAASELSEPLVVTTSAAV, via the coding sequence ATGTTAAAACAGGTATTGAGCAGTTTGTCATTACAGCATGGATGGATCACCAGATCAAACTCAAATCAGCCTTTCGTATTGCTGAAGTTACTGCGACACCCTAATGCGCCCTCTGGCTTAACAGCAACCAATGTGACAGACACAAGTCTAACGCTTAATTGGGATGCTGTTTCGTACCCAGAGGGAATTCAACACTATGAAGTCTTCCGTGATGGGGAATTCTTAGATACAAGAGTAGGAACAAGTTTTGCGGATAGTGGATTGACTGCCTCCACTGATTATAGTTACCAGGTTAAAGCGGTAGCTAATAATGGAGCGGCGTCTGAATTAAGTGAGCCACTAGTTGTTACAACTTCAGCAGCAGTATAA
- a CDS encoding transcriptional regulator: MSYTIKPKKITFKKTEYEWFNYHETLREISRLREQIETPFDEDPDDPTIVKGANSARNPGDPTGRIVTRLSTNKQLQYLTEVVDAIDRVYNALPDSHKKLVKLRYWSKGKDLKWDGIAKELNVSRRQAFNWRDEIVQTTMEVLGWR, from the coding sequence ATGAGCTATACAATCAAACCGAAAAAGATCACATTCAAAAAGACTGAATATGAATGGTTTAATTACCATGAAACGTTGAGGGAAATATCGAGATTACGTGAACAGATTGAAACGCCTTTTGATGAGGATCCTGATGATCCAACAATTGTGAAGGGGGCTAACTCAGCTAGGAATCCAGGTGATCCGACTGGACGTATTGTGACTCGACTGTCTACGAATAAACAGCTGCAATACTTAACAGAAGTTGTTGATGCTATAGATCGCGTTTATAATGCGTTACCGGACAGCCATAAGAAATTAGTAAAGCTAAGATATTGGTCAAAAGGTAAAGATTTAAAGTGGGACGGCATAGCCAAAGAACTAAACGTAAGCCGCAGGCAAGCCTTTAATTGGAGAGATGAGATCGTCCAAACAACCATGGAGGTTTTAGGATGGAGATAA
- a CDS encoding HK97-gp10 family putative phage morphogenesis protein — protein sequence MSMDIKGMKQIQSRIESMGKNGVRVENKAIRAGGVPVAEAMREEVAVSDVNSSGYVHIRDDIQISGVKNLDGIKSVEVGPGKKTAWRANFLVNGTIKMPPDDFMGRAYDQSKDEAQEKIKDVIRSELKL from the coding sequence ATGAGCATGGACATTAAGGGTATGAAACAAATTCAATCACGTATTGAAAGCATGGGGAAAAATGGTGTACGTGTGGAGAACAAAGCGATTCGCGCTGGAGGGGTACCTGTTGCGGAAGCCATGCGGGAGGAAGTAGCGGTTTCTGATGTTAATTCATCGGGCTATGTCCACATACGGGACGATATTCAAATCAGTGGTGTGAAAAACTTGGACGGGATTAAATCTGTTGAAGTTGGTCCAGGTAAGAAAACGGCATGGAGAGCAAATTTCTTGGTTAACGGAACTATTAAAATGCCACCTGATGACTTCATGGGACGAGCCTACGATCAATCAAAGGATGAAGCCCAGGAAAAAATTAAAGATGTCATCCGGTCGGAGCTAAAATTATGA
- a CDS encoding phage major capsid protein: MTKRKELFKTVKQKNLLKLDLQHFGDKTLYELKQNMTTVGQQLQKTEDALASAAIDTGKSTEDIQALQKSRDDLKMRFDVIKNQHDQLEEEQRAKFAKQDNLQAIDDPTEQKVKAKAELIRATMRQKPISGDVKAALGDEGTTNGDKFLPKTVSSDILTEPYVKNQLRGVSDFTQITNLEIPKLNFSLDDDDFIADKETAKELKATGDVVTFGRHKFKVFAGISETVLNGTHTNLVSHVDRALSSGVAAKEKKVAFAATPKVGEEHMSFYSTQNAIKKVAGENMYKAIKNAIADLHEDYRETAKIVMRFQDYSDMIEVLANNNSTLYTAQPEQVLGKPVIFSDSAVNPVVGSFMYSHFNYDLGMLFDRDKDVKTGIEQFVITAWMDHQIKLKSAFRIAEVTATP; this comes from the coding sequence ATGACGAAGCGCAAAGAACTATTTAAGACAGTAAAACAAAAGAATCTATTAAAATTAGATCTCCAACATTTTGGTGATAAGACGTTATATGAGTTAAAGCAAAACATGACCACGGTTGGTCAGCAATTGCAAAAGACAGAAGATGCACTGGCATCAGCTGCTATTGATACAGGCAAATCAACTGAGGACATTCAAGCCCTGCAAAAATCACGTGATGATTTAAAAATGCGGTTTGACGTAATCAAGAATCAGCACGATCAGCTTGAGGAAGAACAACGTGCAAAGTTCGCGAAACAGGATAACCTTCAAGCGATCGACGACCCAACTGAACAAAAAGTAAAAGCAAAAGCAGAACTAATTCGTGCGACGATGCGACAAAAGCCTATCTCAGGTGATGTAAAAGCGGCTCTAGGTGATGAGGGAACGACAAACGGAGATAAGTTCTTACCTAAAACAGTTTCTTCAGATATTCTTACTGAGCCTTATGTGAAGAACCAACTACGCGGGGTTTCAGACTTTACGCAAATCACAAACCTTGAGATTCCTAAACTGAATTTCTCTTTAGATGATGATGACTTTATCGCAGATAAGGAAACGGCGAAGGAGCTTAAAGCAACAGGGGATGTCGTAACGTTTGGTCGTCATAAGTTTAAAGTGTTTGCTGGTATTTCAGAAACCGTCCTAAACGGTACTCACACAAACCTAGTCTCACACGTGGATCGTGCCCTATCTTCTGGTGTAGCTGCTAAAGAAAAGAAAGTCGCTTTTGCTGCAACTCCTAAGGTTGGGGAAGAGCACATGTCTTTCTACTCTACGCAGAACGCCATTAAGAAAGTGGCAGGCGAAAATATGTACAAGGCGATTAAAAATGCTATTGCTGATCTTCATGAGGATTACCGTGAAACGGCGAAAATCGTTATGCGGTTCCAGGACTACTCAGACATGATTGAGGTCTTGGCCAACAATAACTCAACACTCTACACAGCTCAACCTGAGCAAGTATTAGGGAAGCCGGTTATTTTCTCTGATTCAGCTGTAAATCCTGTTGTGGGTAGTTTCATGTATTCTCATTTTAACTATGATCTAGGTATGCTTTTCGATCGTGATAAAGATGTTAAAACAGGTATTGAGCAGTTTGTCATTACAGCATGGATGGATCACCAGATCAAACTCAAATCAGCCTTTCGTATTGCTGAAGTTACTGCGACACCCTAA
- a CDS encoding terminase large subunit, producing the protein MSTTLTTSKTTGILKILADPSPQLLTTWYAKQVVKGKIIASKKNILAAKRHLNDLEKQGTDEFPWVFKEDKGHRPIRFIEKYCKPSKGDFNKLILQPWQHFIIGSLYGWVHKDTEIRRFREGLIFIGRKNGKSTMISGVSNYAVAKDGENGADIYLLANSKQQSGIIFEEAKAMVKKSPQLRKHYTPLRYEIKHEKSFSKIEARASDSEKLDGLNTHLGVFDEIHEFKDYKLINIIKKSRGSRKQPLILYITTAGYQLDGPLVNYYEQGADVLQGAIKDDRTFYFLAELDSEDEFDQPEMWVKANPNMGVSLDLETLKEDWEKDKRTPQERSDFITKQFNIFVNASKMPFIDFEVLKRNDKHLNDLSVLDGVSAIGGYDLSDTEDFTSACLSFPLLETGEVYVKTHSWIPRKKVKEGNEKIPYMEWAEKGLLTIVDEDYIDKEHVFDWFEKRSQQFNIDLITYDPAKAFRLNTALIENGFETEVVRQGFLTLGPAMQDLKHLFLDGKMIFNENELLRWYINNVELVTDRNNNMMPTKSNRYRKIDGFAALLNAHTQVMGRLVIPAGDGDIGIVSMADLMK; encoded by the coding sequence ATGTCGACGACTTTGACGACTTCTAAAACTACTGGAATCCTAAAAATATTAGCGGATCCATCACCTCAACTTTTAACTACTTGGTACGCAAAACAGGTGGTAAAAGGAAAGATAATCGCTAGTAAAAAGAACATTTTAGCTGCAAAAAGACACCTGAATGACCTTGAAAAGCAGGGAACAGATGAATTTCCATGGGTGTTTAAAGAGGATAAGGGTCACCGGCCCATCCGATTTATCGAGAAATACTGCAAACCTTCTAAAGGGGATTTTAACAAACTCATACTCCAGCCATGGCAGCACTTCATTATAGGATCGCTTTACGGTTGGGTTCATAAAGATACTGAGATAAGGCGCTTTCGTGAGGGTCTTATTTTTATTGGTCGAAAAAACGGAAAATCGACCATGATCTCAGGCGTTTCTAACTATGCTGTGGCAAAGGATGGGGAAAACGGGGCAGATATCTACTTGCTTGCTAACAGTAAGCAGCAATCCGGTATCATCTTTGAAGAAGCTAAGGCGATGGTGAAAAAATCGCCGCAACTGCGTAAACATTACACCCCATTACGCTATGAGATTAAACATGAAAAATCCTTCTCTAAAATCGAAGCCAGGGCTTCCGATAGTGAAAAATTAGACGGTTTGAACACGCATTTAGGTGTTTTTGATGAAATTCACGAGTTTAAAGACTACAAATTAATCAATATTATCAAAAAATCACGTGGATCACGGAAGCAGCCTTTGATTTTATATATCACTACAGCTGGCTATCAGCTTGACGGTCCTCTTGTTAATTACTATGAACAAGGAGCGGATGTGCTCCAGGGAGCGATTAAAGATGATCGTACTTTCTATTTCCTAGCAGAGCTTGATAGCGAAGATGAATTTGATCAGCCTGAAATGTGGGTGAAAGCCAACCCAAATATGGGCGTTTCCCTGGATTTAGAGACCCTGAAAGAGGATTGGGAGAAAGATAAGCGTACTCCCCAAGAACGTAGCGACTTCATAACCAAGCAGTTCAACATCTTTGTCAATGCTAGCAAGATGCCTTTCATCGACTTTGAAGTACTGAAAAGAAACGACAAGCATTTAAATGATTTATCTGTTTTAGATGGTGTTAGTGCGATTGGCGGGTACGATTTATCCGATACAGAAGACTTTACCAGCGCTTGTTTGAGTTTTCCTTTACTAGAAACGGGTGAAGTGTATGTGAAAACGCACTCCTGGATCCCAAGGAAGAAAGTCAAAGAAGGAAACGAGAAAATCCCCTACATGGAATGGGCCGAAAAAGGCTTGTTAACAATTGTCGATGAAGATTACATCGATAAAGAACACGTATTTGATTGGTTTGAAAAGCGAAGCCAGCAATTTAACATCGATCTGATCACTTATGATCCAGCAAAAGCCTTTCGATTAAACACAGCTCTCATAGAAAATGGTTTCGAAACAGAAGTCGTTCGGCAAGGGTTCTTAACACTGGGGCCAGCGATGCAGGATTTAAAACACCTATTCTTGGATGGCAAAATGATATTCAATGAAAACGAGTTACTGCGTTGGTACATCAACAATGTGGAGCTTGTGACAGACCGAAACAACAATATGATGCCTACCAAATCCAATCGTTACCGTAAGATAGACGGGTTTGCCGCCTTGCTAAACGCCCATACACAAGTGATGGGGCGCTTGGTTATACCAGCTGGTGATGGTGACATTGGGATTGTGTCTATGGCAGATTTAATGAAGTAA
- a CDS encoding HNH endonuclease signature motif containing protein, with amino-acid sequence MNNHQHYDKYRRNPEAKAFYKSAAWLKCREVILIRDDYLCQECLKDKRLTPADLVHHIIEYKEDQSKALDEDNLVSICFTCHNKIHGGKGKSNEMKVSKKINVVQMSGNPEIF; translated from the coding sequence ATGAATAATCATCAACACTATGACAAGTATCGAAGGAATCCAGAAGCTAAAGCCTTTTATAAGAGCGCTGCTTGGCTTAAATGCAGAGAGGTTATTTTGATAAGGGATGATTACTTATGCCAAGAATGTTTGAAGGATAAACGATTGACTCCAGCTGATCTTGTTCACCACATCATTGAGTATAAAGAAGATCAAAGCAAAGCCTTAGACGAGGATAACTTGGTTAGTATCTGTTTCACATGCCATAACAAGATACATGGTGGCAAAGGAAAGAGTAATGAGATGAAGGTAAGCAAGAAAATAAACGTTGTCCAAATGAGTGGGAATCCAGAGATTTTTTAG
- a CDS encoding head-tail connector protein, whose amino-acid sequence MLTAEQFLPEIKNWLRIDGSEDDQILTSLFLSAKEFLKGAGIPEPDPPSERYKIAILLMVSNGYENRSPVVVGSSASDLPFSLQTFILQLKAEALPSESDVT is encoded by the coding sequence ATGCTAACAGCAGAGCAGTTCCTACCAGAGATTAAAAACTGGCTAAGAATAGATGGAAGTGAGGATGATCAAATCCTCACTTCTTTATTCTTATCTGCGAAAGAATTTCTAAAAGGGGCGGGTATTCCTGAACCGGATCCTCCGTCTGAAAGGTATAAGATTGCTATCCTTCTGATGGTCTCAAATGGATATGAGAATCGATCACCTGTTGTAGTTGGAAGCAGTGCTTCAGATCTCCCATTTAGCTTACAAACCTTTATTTTGCAATTAAAAGCTGAGGCACTGCCAAGCGAGAGTGATGTAACGTGA
- a CDS encoding SNF2-related protein — protein sequence MKFIPHDYQEIAIDHIMENEASGLFLEMGLGKTVSALTAAADLLHNYFEVSKVLVIAPKRVAEDTWSRETEKWDHTAYLKISKVLGSKSNRLQALLEPADIYVINRENLEWLVNHYKKDWPFDMVVIDELSSFKSSKAKRFKALRKVRPLIKRIVGLTGTPAPNSLIDLWPQLYLLDKGERLGKTVTWYRDTFFKPGRRDPARYIVYEWNLKDGSEEAIYDRIGDICISMKSKDWLKKMPERMDNVVNVTLSPTAKKKYKQLEKDLLLPFEDSDVVADTAAVLSNKLMQLSNGAIYDENEDVMKVHDAKLDALEDMIEAANGKPLLVFYSYKHDLERIKQRFPQAKKLETSEDIEKWNRGETPLFLAHPASAGHGLNLQDGGNIIVWFGLTWSLELYQQANARLHRQGQKDSVIVHHLVSEGTIDEQVMQALKDKSTGQDALLEAVKARLEKVGVS from the coding sequence GTGAAGTTCATTCCACACGATTATCAAGAAATTGCGATTGATCACATTATGGAGAACGAAGCATCTGGATTATTTCTTGAGATGGGCTTGGGCAAAACCGTTAGTGCTTTAACAGCTGCAGCTGATCTCCTCCATAATTACTTTGAAGTATCCAAGGTGTTAGTGATCGCCCCTAAACGAGTGGCAGAGGATACCTGGAGCCGTGAAACGGAAAAGTGGGACCATACGGCTTATCTGAAGATATCCAAAGTCTTAGGGTCAAAGAGTAATAGATTACAAGCATTACTGGAACCAGCTGACATCTACGTGATTAATCGGGAAAACCTTGAATGGTTAGTGAATCATTATAAAAAGGACTGGCCGTTTGACATGGTTGTGATCGACGAGCTTTCTAGTTTTAAATCATCGAAAGCTAAACGATTCAAAGCGTTACGAAAAGTACGGCCATTGATTAAACGAATTGTCGGTCTAACGGGTACGCCAGCACCCAACAGTTTAATCGATTTGTGGCCACAGCTTTACCTGCTAGATAAAGGAGAGCGTTTAGGGAAAACGGTCACGTGGTATCGCGATACCTTTTTCAAACCCGGTCGTCGGGATCCAGCACGATACATTGTGTATGAGTGGAATCTGAAGGATGGATCAGAGGAAGCGATATATGACCGGATCGGAGATATCTGTATCAGCATGAAGTCAAAGGATTGGCTGAAAAAGATGCCTGAACGGATGGACAATGTGGTGAACGTGACGTTATCCCCTACAGCTAAGAAGAAGTACAAACAGCTTGAGAAGGATCTCCTGTTGCCTTTTGAAGATAGCGATGTGGTAGCTGATACGGCTGCTGTTTTATCCAATAAGCTAATGCAGTTATCCAATGGAGCCATCTATGATGAGAATGAAGACGTGATGAAGGTCCACGACGCAAAACTTGATGCCTTAGAAGATATGATCGAAGCAGCCAACGGCAAGCCTCTTCTCGTGTTCTATTCGTACAAGCATGACCTTGAGAGGATTAAACAACGATTCCCGCAAGCAAAGAAGCTAGAAACGTCAGAGGATATCGAAAAGTGGAATCGTGGAGAAACGCCACTGTTTCTAGCCCATCCAGCGTCAGCAGGTCACGGACTCAACCTTCAAGATGGTGGGAACATCATCGTGTGGTTTGGGCTTACCTGGTCTCTCGAACTGTACCAGCAAGCAAATGCCAGGCTACACCGCCAAGGACAAAAGGACAGCGTGATTGTTCACCACCTGGTATCTGAAGGCACAATCGATGAACAAGTTATGCAAGCTCTAAAAGATAAAAGCACCGGGCAGGACGCCTTACTGGAAGCTGTCAAAGCCCGGTTGGAAAAGGTGGGGGTATCATGA
- a CDS encoding head maturation protease, ClpP-related: MSKQQKKKFWEMKMSAVGNSSADIFIYGDIERYQWLEEDTTASSFKADLDELGDVSTINLYINSPGGSVFEGVTIHNMLKRHNAHINVYVDALAASIASVIAMAGDTIHMPKNSMLMIHNAWNIAIGNAAELRKAADDLDRINNSAVQSYLQKSGDKLDESKLQEMLDAETWLSADEAFQYGLCDVVLEENQMAASVSKELFEKYKNVPDFLNKKVEPKKSAAISEKEMAERQKIAEQARSNSNYINDILGGM, encoded by the coding sequence ATGAGCAAGCAACAAAAGAAAAAGTTCTGGGAAATGAAGATGTCTGCTGTAGGCAATAGCTCAGCGGATATTTTTATTTATGGTGATATTGAGCGCTATCAATGGCTGGAAGAAGATACGACAGCATCTAGTTTCAAAGCGGACTTAGATGAATTAGGCGATGTATCAACGATTAATCTTTATATTAACTCACCCGGCGGATCTGTTTTTGAGGGTGTAACGATTCACAACATGCTGAAACGGCACAACGCTCACATCAATGTCTATGTAGATGCCTTGGCCGCATCAATTGCCAGTGTTATTGCCATGGCCGGCGATACCATTCACATGCCAAAAAACTCTATGCTTATGATTCATAATGCTTGGAATATTGCTATCGGCAATGCTGCTGAATTAAGAAAAGCAGCTGATGATCTGGACCGTATCAATAATTCTGCCGTACAATCCTATCTGCAAAAGTCAGGGGATAAGTTGGATGAATCTAAGTTGCAGGAAATGTTGGATGCTGAAACTTGGTTATCAGCAGATGAAGCTTTCCAGTATGGCTTGTGTGATGTGGTCCTGGAAGAAAATCAAATGGCTGCATCTGTCAGCAAAGAACTATTTGAGAAGTACAAGAATGTACCGGACTTCTTAAATAAGAAAGTGGAACCAAAAAAATCGGCTGCTATTTCAGAAAAAGAAATGGCAGAGCGGCAAAAGATTGCGGAACAAGCAAGATCAAATTCAAATTATATCAATGATATTCTGGGAGGAATGTAA
- a CDS encoding phage portal protein, with amino-acid sequence MKFFQRVKYTAYSAYAAWKGATYDFSSWMGKTFWGIDNSTLATNETIFSVVTRLSNSMASLPLKLHENYAVVNNEASDVLINEPNQNMSSFEFIRNLETSRNETGNGYAVIERGIRNQVSRLTIVDANHVNPVIERYTRDLWYEVLGEDGKRYYFHNADMIHVKHIVGNLGIKGIDPIKVLSNANEFDKAVREFSLKEMQSAPNSFILKYNANVDSDKRKRIIDDFKRFYKDNGGILFQEHGVEINQLDRKYVAADTLATERITKSRVANVYNMPVIMLNDTEGASYSSNEQLMRMFVQLTLMPIVRQYEQEFNRKLLTPAERNAGFYFKFNMKAMLRADTQTQMDAYFKGIRSGIYEPDEVRQWEELPPRGGNAGKLWLSGDLYPMDMDPKERKSSSKGGGADED; translated from the coding sequence TTGAAATTCTTTCAACGAGTTAAATACACAGCATATAGCGCTTATGCCGCATGGAAAGGAGCGACTTATGATTTTTCCTCATGGATGGGTAAGACGTTTTGGGGCATTGACAATTCCACCTTAGCTACGAATGAGACGATTTTCAGCGTGGTTACGCGGTTATCAAATAGCATGGCCTCACTACCTTTAAAGCTTCATGAAAATTATGCTGTGGTGAACAATGAAGCATCTGACGTTTTAATAAATGAGCCGAATCAAAACATGTCTTCCTTTGAGTTTATTCGGAACTTGGAAACGTCCCGTAATGAAACCGGGAATGGGTATGCTGTGATTGAAAGGGGTATCCGAAACCAGGTTTCTCGTTTAACCATCGTGGATGCTAACCACGTAAACCCTGTGATAGAAAGATACACACGTGATTTATGGTATGAGGTATTAGGAGAAGACGGGAAACGTTATTACTTTCATAATGCTGACATGATACACGTTAAACATATCGTAGGAAACTTAGGGATAAAGGGCATTGATCCGATTAAAGTGTTATCGAATGCTAATGAATTTGATAAAGCGGTTCGTGAATTTAGTTTGAAAGAAATGCAAAGCGCCCCTAACTCATTCATTTTAAAATACAACGCAAATGTGGATTCGGATAAAAGAAAGCGGATCATTGATGACTTTAAACGTTTTTATAAGGATAATGGCGGCATTTTATTCCAAGAACACGGAGTTGAGATCAATCAACTGGACAGGAAGTATGTGGCAGCTGATACTTTAGCGACCGAACGTATTACAAAATCACGAGTGGCCAACGTTTATAACATGCCAGTGATCATGTTGAATGATACAGAGGGTGCTAGCTATTCCAGCAATGAACAGCTCATGCGAATGTTTGTGCAGCTTACTCTAATGCCAATCGTAAGGCAGTACGAACAAGAATTTAATAGAAAACTCCTCACACCAGCCGAAAGAAATGCTGGTTTTTATTTTAAATTTAATATGAAAGCTATGTTACGCGCTGATACACAAACGCAAATGGATGCTTACTTTAAAGGGATTCGCTCAGGCATTTATGAACCAGATGAAGTGCGGCAATGGGAAGAACTTCCCCCACGGGGAGGGAATGCAGGGAAACTATGGCTTAGTGGTGATCTTTACCCTATGGATATGGATCCGAAAGAACGTAAATCATCATCGAAAGGTGGTGGTGCTGATGAAGATTAA
- a CDS encoding DUF6731 family protein — MVKKRNVKIHFDFYEINDASSKESFKEVLDKLSTMRDNERNIEIFGEDIRIEAFSVDDGSNHYKASFVKLRPLEKISTYKLDGKGREIPLEDDEFVGEEVSFYYDPSLKVLVLQKNKYGVSAAGVEEYFQKFLKNDHIKILPMFTLDTYKKLLNQKEITYVETDVSIPSEKILEEEVEGWAFGDVRKLREELGAMKIGLTLTVEDSRKSKLDFNMATRLVKGLLKHTGTNRLKTKARKETGARLEEINLFEDLIRITYNRTLPVGSKFTIETMQLLAEQAYVDKKGEVVELLQSKRKREV, encoded by the coding sequence ATGGTAAAAAAGAGAAATGTAAAAATACACTTTGACTTTTATGAAATCAATGATGCATCATCGAAAGAGTCTTTTAAAGAGGTATTGGATAAACTTTCAACTATGAGAGACAATGAAAGAAATATTGAGATATTTGGTGAAGATATTAGAATAGAAGCATTTAGTGTGGATGATGGCTCGAATCACTATAAAGCGAGCTTTGTAAAACTTAGACCACTTGAAAAGATAAGCACCTATAAACTTGATGGTAAGGGGAGGGAGATACCCCTTGAGGACGATGAGTTTGTCGGTGAAGAAGTTTCCTTTTATTATGATCCCTCTCTAAAAGTATTAGTCTTACAAAAAAACAAATATGGGGTATCTGCAGCTGGAGTTGAGGAATACTTTCAAAAATTTTTAAAAAATGACCATATAAAAATCCTGCCAATGTTTACTTTAGATACGTATAAGAAACTCCTAAATCAAAAAGAAATAACTTATGTAGAAACAGATGTGTCTATCCCATCTGAGAAGATTCTCGAGGAAGAAGTAGAAGGATGGGCTTTCGGAGATGTTAGGAAATTGAGAGAAGAACTTGGAGCGATGAAAATAGGATTGACTTTAACAGTAGAAGATTCAAGAAAGTCAAAACTCGATTTTAATATGGCCACAAGGTTAGTAAAAGGGTTGTTAAAACATACAGGAACCAACAGGTTAAAAACGAAAGCTCGTAAAGAAACGGGAGCAAGGTTAGAGGAGATTAACTTGTTTGAGGATCTTATTAGAATTACTTATAACCGCACTTTACCTGTGGGGTCAAAATTCACAATAGAAACGATGCAATTACTTGCAGAGCAAGCATATGTTGATAAGAAGGGAGAAGTAGTCGAACTATTACAGTCAAAAAGAAAACGTGAGGTTTAA
- a CDS encoding P27 family phage terminase small subunit gives MGAPTAKKLREYLGDSYQDSDEELISLYVETHKFYRKLKKEVSKKDLMYEYTNKAGATNLVKNPLSIELTKTVQTLNNLLKSMGLTPAQRKKVVNDDVDDFDDF, from the coding sequence ATGGGTGCGCCAACCGCTAAAAAATTAAGAGAATATCTTGGGGATTCATATCAAGATTCTGACGAAGAGTTGATTAGTCTTTATGTCGAAACACATAAATTTTACCGCAAACTCAAAAAAGAAGTTAGTAAAAAAGATCTTATGTATGAGTACACAAATAAGGCGGGAGCAACTAATTTAGTTAAGAATCCTCTTTCGATTGAACTAACAAAGACTGTTCAGACATTGAATAATTTGTTGAAGTCGATGGGATTGACCCCTGCTCAGCGTAAGAAGGTAGTGAACGATGATGTCGACGACTTTGACGACTTCTAA